One window of the Haloarcula halobia genome contains the following:
- the cobN gene encoding cobaltochelatase subunit CobN yields the protein MPQLGLYTATENELGAVQRAAGEVDADLVVRSESDLDDEPAVERFVEALTDATAVVLWLHGAEDSMPGYERAVERLRDAGVPLVVKATGDAFAHEDTSVPDDHRETVSDYLDRGGASNVANCLRYLVSQYGAADPAYDDPVALPTEGVYHPDHPAASIEELRATFDPERPTVAVWFYESHWTHENTRYVDAQVRAIEEQGANALPIFCEPATDADGQWNAERVTEEWLLDDDGTPLVDAVCSSFMFSLSMDERGRSADDEGQDAEEVFLDRLGVPVVQTVTTMRSRSRYDGSDTGVMGFELALSVALPEFDGNVITHPISGKERTDDAADIGSAPKQHFPIDDRVDHAARLAVNWARLRHTPNDEKRVAVVLHNYPPSDDGIGTAFGLDSPESTVSLLEELDARGYETGPSLPASGQSLVERLTDQLTLDDRWVAPEDVRDLSVDTVSPTQYAEWFDALDPAFREHVLEEWGDPPDRPFAIPGVAFGNVLVTVQPPRGFGVDPSKVYHDSALQPPHDYVAFYRWLRDGYEADAVVHLGTHGSLEWLPGKTVGLDGESAPDQLIDDLPNVYPYIVNNPGEGTQAKRRSYAAIVDYLTPAMANAGTYDDLAELEELATRYREAGMEDARTDDGDHLEARIRETVDDLDLAVELGIDGEIDERVEVRGPDEAGSTLAEGGVAGDDLDIDDLVERVHEYLTDVKTTQIRKGLHTMGEPPVEDRLVDYLVALTRLENPGAPSLRESVAGVLGVDYDALRNAPGAYDDALGMTYAEAADHVHETSRDLVRTLADHDFDVPESELDDGESAVNMNLLVVDVDPLGDARARSGAHDDLREVLAYICEEAAPRVAGAADEIPRTADALAGEYVPPGGSGAPTRGGVDLLPTARNFYTLDPRKVPAKTAWDVGREVAAGVLERHRRDEGGYPEEVGVVVWGTPTVRTRGETIAQVLALLGVEPVWSDAGRVEAVEPIPLAELGRPRIDVTTRVSGLFRDAFPAAASVVHDAVDAVIDLDEPHEMNYVKKHVETETEDLVAEGMDESDAESAARHRVFTTRPGGYGAGTNKAVDEGNWDDRSDLAAVYVQWGGYAMGSRGRVSEARGSFERRLESVEATVKIEDTAEQDEFDSSDWYAFHGGFVTAVSELAGEEPASYVGDSADPDDVSVYTNEEKVRKALRARVLNPTWLDSMEAHDYKGAGDLSTTVDVVLGWDATTGVVSDTLWNDVAERYAFDDDRQAWLREVNPWALESITDTLLEAVERGLWDADDEVVDRLRDVNLEVDGDIEARAGQGATEVPGDDD from the coding sequence ATGCCACAGCTCGGACTCTACACCGCGACGGAGAACGAACTCGGGGCCGTCCAGCGCGCCGCCGGCGAGGTCGATGCCGACCTCGTCGTCCGCTCGGAGAGCGACCTCGACGACGAACCGGCGGTCGAGCGGTTCGTCGAGGCACTGACAGACGCGACGGCGGTCGTCCTCTGGCTCCACGGTGCCGAGGACAGCATGCCCGGCTACGAGCGGGCGGTCGAACGCCTGCGCGACGCGGGCGTCCCGCTCGTCGTGAAAGCCACCGGTGACGCATTCGCCCACGAGGACACGTCGGTCCCCGACGACCACCGCGAGACGGTCTCCGATTACCTGGATCGGGGCGGTGCGAGCAACGTCGCCAACTGCCTGCGCTACCTGGTGAGCCAGTACGGCGCGGCCGACCCCGCGTACGACGACCCCGTCGCGCTGCCCACCGAGGGAGTCTACCACCCGGACCACCCGGCCGCCAGCATCGAGGAGTTGCGGGCGACGTTCGACCCCGAGCGGCCGACCGTCGCCGTCTGGTTCTACGAGTCCCACTGGACCCACGAGAACACCCGCTACGTCGACGCACAGGTCCGGGCGATCGAGGAACAGGGAGCGAACGCACTGCCGATCTTCTGTGAACCGGCTACCGACGCCGATGGCCAGTGGAACGCCGAGCGCGTGACCGAGGAGTGGTTGCTCGACGACGACGGCACGCCGCTGGTCGACGCCGTCTGTTCCTCGTTCATGTTCTCGCTGTCGATGGACGAACGGGGCCGGAGCGCCGACGACGAGGGCCAGGACGCCGAGGAGGTCTTCCTCGACAGGCTGGGCGTGCCGGTCGTCCAGACCGTGACGACGATGCGCTCGCGGTCGCGATACGACGGCAGCGACACCGGCGTGATGGGCTTCGAACTCGCCCTGTCGGTCGCACTGCCCGAGTTCGACGGGAACGTCATCACCCACCCGATCTCCGGGAAAGAGCGCACTGACGACGCCGCGGACATCGGCAGCGCACCGAAACAGCACTTCCCCATCGACGACCGGGTCGACCACGCCGCCAGACTGGCGGTCAACTGGGCGCGGTTGCGCCACACGCCGAACGACGAGAAACGGGTCGCGGTCGTCCTCCACAACTACCCGCCGAGCGACGACGGCATCGGGACCGCCTTCGGGCTGGACTCGCCCGAGAGCACGGTGAGCCTGCTCGAGGAACTCGACGCGCGCGGCTACGAGACGGGCCCGTCGCTGCCCGCCAGCGGCCAATCGCTCGTAGAGCGGCTGACCGACCAGTTGACGCTCGACGACCGGTGGGTCGCGCCAGAGGACGTACGCGACCTGAGCGTCGACACGGTGTCGCCGACGCAGTACGCCGAGTGGTTCGACGCGCTGGACCCGGCGTTCCGCGAGCACGTCCTCGAGGAGTGGGGGGACCCGCCGGACCGCCCGTTCGCCATCCCCGGCGTGGCCTTTGGCAACGTGCTAGTCACCGTCCAGCCGCCCCGTGGCTTCGGCGTGGACCCCTCGAAGGTGTACCACGATTCAGCCCTCCAGCCGCCACACGACTACGTCGCCTTCTACCGGTGGCTCCGCGACGGCTACGAGGCCGACGCGGTCGTCCACCTTGGCACCCACGGCAGCCTGGAGTGGTTGCCCGGCAAGACCGTCGGCCTGGACGGCGAGAGCGCCCCCGACCAGTTGATCGACGACCTGCCGAACGTGTATCCCTACATCGTCAACAACCCCGGCGAGGGGACACAGGCCAAGCGGCGCTCGTACGCCGCCATCGTCGACTACCTGACGCCGGCGATGGCCAACGCCGGCACCTACGACGACCTGGCGGAACTGGAGGAACTGGCCACCCGCTACCGCGAAGCGGGGATGGAGGACGCCCGGACCGACGACGGCGACCATCTCGAAGCGAGGATTCGGGAGACCGTCGACGACCTGGACCTGGCCGTCGAACTCGGCATCGACGGCGAGATCGACGAGCGGGTCGAGGTTCGGGGACCAGACGAGGCGGGCTCGACGCTGGCCGAGGGGGGCGTCGCGGGCGACGACCTGGACATCGACGACCTGGTCGAACGCGTTCACGAGTACCTCACCGACGTGAAGACGACCCAGATTCGCAAGGGACTGCACACGATGGGCGAACCGCCGGTCGAGGACCGTCTCGTCGACTACCTCGTCGCGCTCACCAGACTCGAAAATCCCGGCGCGCCGTCGCTCCGGGAGAGCGTCGCCGGCGTGCTCGGCGTCGACTACGACGCCCTCAGGAACGCCCCCGGCGCGTACGACGACGCGCTCGGGATGACCTACGCCGAGGCCGCAGACCACGTCCACGAGACCAGCCGCGACCTGGTCCGGACGCTCGCCGACCACGACTTCGACGTCCCCGAGAGCGAGCTCGACGACGGCGAGTCGGCGGTGAACATGAACCTCCTCGTGGTCGACGTCGACCCGCTTGGCGACGCCCGGGCGAGGTCCGGCGCCCACGACGACCTTCGCGAGGTCCTGGCGTACATCTGCGAGGAAGCCGCTCCACGAGTGGCGGGGGCGGCCGACGAGATCCCGCGCACCGCCGACGCCCTCGCGGGCGAGTACGTCCCACCCGGCGGGTCCGGCGCGCCGACCCGCGGCGGGGTCGACCTGCTCCCGACGGCGCGGAACTTCTACACGCTCGACCCCCGGAAGGTCCCCGCGAAGACCGCGTGGGACGTGGGCCGAGAGGTCGCCGCGGGTGTCCTGGAGCGCCACCGGCGAGACGAGGGGGGCTATCCCGAGGAGGTCGGCGTCGTGGTCTGGGGGACGCCGACGGTCCGGACCCGCGGCGAGACCATCGCGCAGGTGCTCGCGCTGCTGGGGGTCGAACCGGTCTGGAGCGACGCCGGCCGCGTCGAGGCCGTCGAACCCATCCCACTCGCGGAACTCGGCCGGCCGCGCATCGACGTGACGACGCGGGTCTCGGGGCTGTTCAGGGATGCGTTCCCGGCCGCGGCGAGCGTCGTCCACGACGCCGTCGACGCCGTGATCGACCTCGACGAACCCCACGAGATGAACTACGTCAAGAAGCACGTGGAGACTGAGACCGAGGACCTCGTGGCGGAGGGCATGGACGAGAGCGACGCCGAGAGCGCGGCGAGACACCGCGTGTTCACGACGCGGCCGGGCGGCTACGGCGCGGGGACGAACAAGGCCGTCGACGAGGGCAACTGGGACGACCGGTCGGACCTCGCGGCGGTGTACGTCCAGTGGGGCGGCTACGCGATGGGGTCCCGCGGTCGCGTCAGCGAGGCCCGCGGGTCCTTCGAGCGTCGCCTGGAGAGCGTCGAGGCGACGGTGAAAATCGAGGACACCGCCGAGCAAGACGAGTTCGACAGCTCGGACTGGTACGCGTTCCACGGCGGGTTCGTCACCGCCGTCTCGGAACTGGCCGGCGAGGAACCGGCCTCGTACGTCGGCGATTCGGCCGACCCCGACGACGTCTCGGTCTACACCAACGAGGAGAAGGTCCGGAAGGCCCTGCGCGCTCGCGTCCTCAATCCGACCTGGCTCGACTCGATGGAAGCACACGACTACAAGGGCGCCGGCGACCTCTCGACGACCGTCGACGTCGTCCTCGGCTGGGACGCGACGACCGGCGTCGTCAGCGATACGCTCTGGAACGACGTCGCGGAGCGATACGCCTTCGACGACGACCGGCAGGCGTGGCTCCGCGAGGTCAACCCGTGGGCGCTCGAGAGCATCACCGACACTCTGCTGGAGGCTGTCGAGCGGGGCCTGTGGGACGCCGACGACGAGGTGGTCGACCGCCTCAGGGACGTGAACCTCGAAGTGGACGGCGACATCGAGGCCCGCGCGGGCCAGGGAGCCACGGAGGTGCCCGGCGATGACGACTGA
- a CDS encoding precorrin-8X methylmutase produces the protein MTTDGEASGEGGDFEAYADLGATTSDAMAIAETSMDRVRELVPDETPADRIRQKSVHATGDPEFQHLVRFTGGDDSAPVRAGARAVLDERPIVTDITMVKAGITGRGHDCPVRKAIGNGAELAERTGLTRTAASVLELDREGVYDGAIAVVGNAPTAALALADCIEDGTRPAVVVATPVGFVKAAESRTRVREVAAACDVPAITTVGRRGGSGLAAGLANELVHVASDVRDGTVSLDPVESSGSRPRQREVGDDP, from the coding sequence ATGACGACTGACGGGGAAGCATCGGGGGAGGGCGGCGACTTCGAGGCGTACGCCGACCTGGGCGCGACCACCAGCGACGCGATGGCCATCGCCGAGACGAGCATGGACCGCGTCCGCGAACTCGTGCCCGACGAGACGCCGGCCGATCGCATCCGGCAGAAGTCCGTCCACGCGACGGGCGACCCGGAGTTCCAGCACCTCGTCCGGTTCACCGGCGGCGACGATTCGGCACCGGTCCGCGCGGGGGCTCGTGCGGTCCTCGACGAGCGGCCAATCGTCACCGACATCACGATGGTAAAAGCGGGGATCACCGGCCGCGGGCACGACTGTCCCGTGCGGAAGGCCATCGGCAACGGAGCCGAGTTAGCAGAGCGGACGGGGCTGACCCGGACGGCGGCGTCCGTGCTCGAACTCGACCGCGAGGGCGTCTACGACGGTGCGATCGCCGTGGTCGGCAACGCGCCGACCGCCGCGCTCGCACTCGCGGACTGCATCGAGGACGGGACGCGCCCGGCCGTCGTCGTCGCGACGCCGGTCGGGTTCGTGAAGGCCGCCGAGAGTCGCACACGGGTACGCGAGGTCGCAGCGGCCTGCGACGTGCCCGCGATAACGACGGTCGGTCGCCGCGGCGGGAGCGGACTGGCGGCCGGGCTGGCCAACGAGCTGGTGCACGTCGCGAGCGACGTGCGAGACGGGACCGTCTCGCTCGACCCCGTCGAGTCGAGCGGGTCCCGGCCCCGACAGAGAGAAGTCGGTGACGACCCGTGA
- a CDS encoding cobalt-precorrin-7 (C(5))-methyltransferase, whose protein sequence is MSDDYDLEAGPDPAAIASSKPELTGTTTEPVYAVGIGPGNPEYLTPRGRRAIREADVVVGFETVVEFVDDLTDAEVLTCGYRDEATILATFARRVERGAAGTAVLMGDPNHSGYQFVGKVQAAVDTPVRVIPGISSLQVAASRARTPMETSRFVTLHKSGDVGPDLQALRETVGERHLLVLPRPFDWMPEDVAAMLLDAGAAPSLEALVFERLTHDDESVTATTLDELGERTTETAARDSPFSDLSVLVVRAGSVA, encoded by the coding sequence GTGAGCGACGACTACGACCTCGAGGCCGGGCCGGATCCGGCGGCGATCGCGTCGTCCAAGCCGGAACTGACCGGGACGACGACGGAACCGGTGTATGCAGTCGGTATCGGCCCGGGGAACCCGGAGTACCTGACCCCACGTGGGCGGCGAGCGATCAGGGAGGCCGACGTGGTCGTCGGCTTCGAGACGGTCGTCGAGTTCGTCGACGACCTGACCGACGCCGAGGTGCTCACCTGTGGCTACCGAGACGAGGCAACGATCCTCGCGACGTTCGCACGCCGCGTCGAACGGGGCGCAGCGGGGACAGCGGTACTGATGGGCGATCCGAACCACTCTGGCTACCAGTTCGTCGGGAAGGTGCAGGCAGCCGTCGACACTCCGGTTCGGGTGATTCCGGGGATCTCCTCGCTACAGGTCGCCGCGAGTCGGGCCCGGACGCCGATGGAGACGAGCCGGTTCGTGACACTCCACAAGAGCGGTGACGTCGGCCCGGACCTCCAGGCACTCCGCGAGACCGTCGGCGAGCGACACCTGCTGGTGCTCCCGCGGCCCTTCGACTGGATGCCGGAGGACGTGGCGGCCATGCTGCTCGACGCCGGTGCCGCTCCGTCGCTCGAGGCGCTCGTCTTCGAACGCCTCACCCACGACGACGAGTCCGTGACGGCGACGACGCTCGACGAACTCGGCGAGCGAACCACGGAGACGGCGGCCCGGGACTCGCCGTTTTCCGACCTCTCAGTTCTGGTCGTCCGGGCCGGCTCCGTGGCGTGA
- a CDS encoding CbiX/SirB N-terminal domain-containing protein: MTTETILLVGRDVGNRQAVLETHASRLEHRRGVDEVLTATYEQEPVRELRAAFEQLSAESVYAVPMCAAHDHQTLTDVPAALSYLSGTVHYCEPIGQSGAVTDVIEERAADLVTPGADATLVIVGFGSSSKPYQRETARYHAARLREQSAYESVLTCYLLQNPAVECVRYNVTTNRAVAVPMFVSRTDATGSHIPDALELERGGIEYGEPFGEHPRLTDAIHAEVEKQRTLASDDAGQPTSFEGQLTEARRPLSTDGEGV; the protein is encoded by the coding sequence ATGACAACGGAGACGATACTGCTCGTCGGCCGAGACGTCGGAAACCGGCAGGCGGTGCTGGAAACGCACGCGAGTCGGCTGGAACATCGTCGCGGCGTCGACGAGGTGCTGACTGCGACCTACGAGCAGGAACCGGTCCGCGAGCTGCGGGCGGCGTTCGAGCAGCTGTCGGCCGAATCGGTGTACGCAGTCCCGATGTGTGCGGCCCACGACCACCAGACCCTCACCGACGTCCCGGCTGCACTGTCGTATCTCTCCGGGACCGTCCACTACTGTGAGCCGATCGGACAGAGCGGGGCCGTCACCGACGTGATCGAGGAGCGCGCAGCCGACCTCGTCACACCTGGCGCAGACGCGACGCTCGTCATCGTCGGCTTCGGAAGCAGTTCGAAACCCTACCAGCGTGAGACGGCACGGTACCACGCGGCGCGCCTCCGCGAGCAGTCGGCCTACGAATCGGTTCTGACCTGCTATCTCCTCCAGAACCCCGCCGTAGAGTGTGTCAGGTACAACGTCACGACGAACCGGGCAGTGGCGGTCCCGATGTTCGTCTCACGGACCGACGCGACCGGGAGTCACATTCCGGACGCACTCGAACTCGAACGCGGGGGCATCGAGTACGGAGAGCCGTTCGGTGAGCATCCGCGGCTCACGGACGCCATCCACGCCGAAGTCGAGAAACAGCGGACGCTCGCGTCCGACGACGCCGGGCAGCCGACGTCGTTCGAGGGACAGCTGACGGAGGCCCGGCGTCCACTCTCGACCGACGGCGAGGGGGTGTAA